Proteins encoded together in one Micromonospora auratinigra window:
- a CDS encoding MinD/ParA family ATP-binding protein, translating into MVHENADRAHVPGEPQVPERDIEPLWPPEQSGPGWPEPLVPAPRAAQPAVDLDLPFTLDPPATAATRPDPTPAPQAVGPAPDVATGMSATPAGATRAGTDGSTAGGRAATTGVGEPAGGAGPDGRGESPWAQPPQRSTGGEPAAGEPAPPVPDLPSTAPLPPGTEGLLTPVGTAPLGRAEEGPSTTPAGPSVTPAGPVHHATDGRPEPHPGPEAAAPHPGPGPAAVAGPHADPDAAAPAGAYPDRPGARPAEPPAPGAPRLGPFPPAPAYGNGSGYPVGYGQPGYPGESAYPPPTAAPAPGWYPPPVAGAGSPQPGPPGPQQPAGPPAQPAGYPEPAWTPEAGATPTAEDFARRRQVRPVDPVATMGVRAVVNRMGLVRLPPGRHEQELRRDIEMVRRNFGGLRQVTVVNPKGGAGKTVAILLLAMTFGQKRGGYVLAWDNNETQGTLGMRAQQDFHSRTVRDMLRDLAQFQGPHGRVGDLSQYVRSQGEGMFDVLASDESATGGEMLTAAAFAEIREVVSRFYKLIFVDTGNNVRAQNWQAAMDATDQLVVTMSARNDSAETAARMLDHLEQSGRQRLVRQAVTVVSMPPSRKEIDLPAIQEHFAARTRAVLLAPYERLIDTGEPLRYGQLSAATRDAWLKIAASVAEGL; encoded by the coding sequence GTGGTGCACGAGAACGCCGACCGGGCCCACGTGCCGGGTGAACCGCAGGTGCCGGAGCGGGACATCGAACCGCTGTGGCCGCCCGAACAGTCCGGCCCGGGGTGGCCGGAGCCCCTCGTGCCCGCGCCCCGCGCCGCCCAGCCGGCGGTCGACCTGGACCTGCCGTTCACCCTCGACCCACCGGCCACCGCCGCGACACGGCCGGACCCGACCCCGGCACCGCAGGCGGTCGGTCCCGCGCCGGACGTGGCGACCGGCATGTCCGCGACACCGGCCGGGGCGACACGCGCCGGGACGGACGGCTCCACGGCCGGCGGCCGGGCCGCGACGACCGGCGTGGGTGAGCCGGCCGGCGGCGCCGGACCAGACGGGCGGGGGGAGTCGCCCTGGGCCCAGCCGCCGCAGCGGTCCACCGGTGGTGAGCCCGCCGCCGGCGAACCGGCGCCGCCCGTCCCGGACCTGCCGTCCACCGCCCCGCTCCCGCCCGGCACGGAAGGGCTGCTCACGCCGGTCGGCACCGCCCCGCTCGGCCGCGCCGAGGAGGGCCCGTCCACCACGCCTGCGGGCCCGTCCGTCACGCCTGCGGGCCCGGTCCACCACGCCACCGACGGGCGGCCGGAGCCGCACCCGGGCCCCGAGGCCGCCGCACCGCACCCCGGCCCCGGCCCGGCAGCCGTGGCCGGGCCGCACGCCGACCCCGACGCCGCCGCACCGGCCGGGGCGTACCCCGACCGCCCCGGCGCGCGACCGGCGGAGCCGCCGGCACCGGGCGCGCCCCGGCTCGGGCCGTTCCCGCCCGCACCGGCGTACGGCAACGGGAGCGGGTACCCGGTCGGCTACGGGCAGCCGGGCTACCCGGGCGAGTCGGCGTACCCGCCGCCGACCGCCGCCCCGGCTCCGGGGTGGTACCCGCCGCCGGTCGCCGGGGCGGGGAGCCCGCAACCGGGTCCGCCCGGGCCGCAGCAGCCGGCCGGACCACCGGCTCAGCCGGCCGGTTATCCGGAGCCCGCCTGGACACCGGAGGCCGGGGCCACCCCGACGGCGGAGGACTTCGCCCGGCGACGCCAGGTCCGGCCGGTCGACCCGGTCGCCACCATGGGGGTGCGCGCGGTGGTGAACCGGATGGGGCTGGTCCGGCTCCCGCCCGGCCGGCACGAGCAGGAGCTGCGCCGCGACATCGAGATGGTCCGCCGCAACTTCGGCGGCCTGCGCCAGGTGACCGTGGTCAACCCGAAGGGCGGCGCCGGCAAGACGGTCGCCATCCTGCTGCTCGCGATGACCTTCGGGCAGAAGCGTGGGGGGTACGTGCTGGCCTGGGACAACAACGAGACCCAGGGCACCCTGGGCATGCGCGCCCAGCAGGACTTCCACTCGCGGACGGTCCGGGACATGCTGCGCGACCTGGCCCAGTTCCAGGGTCCGCACGGGCGGGTCGGCGACCTGTCGCAGTACGTCCGCTCGCAGGGCGAGGGGATGTTCGACGTGCTCGCCTCGGACGAGTCCGCGACCGGCGGCGAGATGCTCACCGCCGCCGCCTTCGCCGAGATCCGCGAGGTGGTCAGCCGCTTCTACAAGCTGATCTTCGTGGACACCGGGAACAACGTCCGGGCGCAGAACTGGCAGGCCGCGATGGACGCCACCGACCAGCTCGTGGTCACCATGTCGGCCCGGAACGACTCGGCCGAGACCGCCGCCCGGATGCTCGACCACCTGGAGCAGAGCGGCCGGCAGCGGCTGGTCCGACAGGCGGTGACGGTGGTGTCGATGCCCCCGTCGCGCAAGGAGATCGACCTGCCGGCGATCCAGGAGCACTTCGCCGCCCGGACCCGGGCGGTGCTGCTCGCGCCGTACGAGCGGCTCATCGACACCGGTGAACCGCTCCGGTACGGCCAACTCTCCGCAGCCACCCGGGACGCCTGGTTGAAGATCGCCGCCTCGGTGGCGGAGGGCCTGTAG
- a CDS encoding diacylglycerol kinase family protein has protein sequence MYDVVLLTLGSGRDGSGGGCGSGGACCGGAAEQAGEPAEERCETPRVPVLACADALTARGARVETVTARSDAEIDEVLARLDGPPRPDGLTWPDPDGKTRLVVATASDGQLRAVLRRLVRRYAPPPSRRPADLAGNRTVPDLPPVGVLPLDPARTGTARDLAAQLGLPRDPAAVAAAVLDGTPRRLDLLRNDGGSVTLDGVLLGAADDEGRPLHWRARVEVDDAVLSQGEDPIMVCAIGNAGGYARLDDVTLLADPDPADGRVEVAVAVPVVTRSALGRKKVRIEVRRARGRAVAVVPRDEQVPFLDDGVEGELGRKRSWWTEPGAWAVWTS, from the coding sequence GTGTACGACGTGGTGCTGCTCACCCTCGGCTCCGGGCGGGACGGGTCGGGCGGGGGCTGCGGGAGCGGCGGAGCCTGCTGCGGTGGCGCGGCCGAGCAGGCCGGCGAGCCGGCCGAGGAGCGCTGCGAGACGCCGCGCGTACCGGTGTTGGCCTGCGCGGACGCGCTGACCGCCCGGGGCGCCCGGGTGGAGACGGTGACCGCCCGGTCGGACGCCGAGATCGACGAGGTGCTGGCCCGGCTCGACGGCCCGCCGCGACCCGACGGGCTCACCTGGCCCGATCCGGACGGGAAGACCCGACTCGTGGTCGCTACCGCCAGTGACGGTCAGTTGCGCGCCGTGCTACGCCGGCTGGTCCGGCGGTACGCTCCGCCGCCCAGCCGCCGCCCGGCCGACCTGGCCGGCAACCGCACCGTGCCCGACCTGCCCCCGGTCGGCGTACTCCCGCTCGATCCGGCCCGCACCGGGACGGCGCGGGACCTGGCCGCGCAGCTCGGCCTGCCCCGCGACCCGGCGGCGGTGGCCGCCGCGGTGCTCGACGGCACGCCCCGCCGGCTGGACCTGCTGCGCAACGACGGCGGTTCGGTGACCCTGGACGGCGTGTTGCTCGGGGCGGCCGACGACGAGGGTCGCCCGCTGCACTGGCGGGCCCGGGTGGAGGTCGACGACGCCGTGCTCTCCCAGGGCGAGGACCCGATCATGGTCTGCGCGATCGGCAACGCCGGTGGGTACGCCCGGCTCGACGACGTGACGCTGCTCGCCGACCCGGACCCCGCCGACGGCCGGGTCGAGGTGGCGGTGGCCGTGCCCGTGGTGACCCGCTCGGCGTTGGGCAGGAAGAAGGTACGCATCGAGGTACGCCGGGCGCGCGGCCGGGCCGTGGCCGTGGTGCCGCGCGACGAGCAGGTGCCCTTCCTCGACGACGGGGTCGAGGGCGAGCTGGGCCGCAAGCGGTCGTGGTGGACCGAGCCGGGCGCCTGGGCGGTCTGGACGTCCTGA
- a CDS encoding adenylosuccinate synthase yields the protein MPAIVLIGAQWGDEGKGKVTDLLGERVDYVVRYSGGNNAGHTVITPDGQKYALHLMPSGALSPSAMIIIGNGVVVDPKVLLQEIDGLAERGVDVSRLRISGDAHLIMPHHRALDRVVERYLGSSRIGTTGRGIGPAYGDKVARMGIRLQDLLDPGILRKKLELALREKNQLLFKVYNRKAIDVDETVEEYLRYAERLRPYIAETRVMLWDALDRGETVLLEGAQATMLDMDHGTYPFVTSSNPTAGGACVGAGIPPTAINKVIAVSKAYTTRVGSGPFPTELFDDNGQHLRKVGHEYGTTTGRERRCGWFDAVVARYACRLNGVTDLVITKLDVLTGMAKVPICVGYEINGERFDDMPMTQTDFHHATPIYEELDGWWEDISKARTEDELPENARRYIARIEELCGTRVSVVGVGPGREENVTRHPLLP from the coding sequence ATGCCAGCGATCGTGCTCATCGGCGCTCAGTGGGGCGACGAGGGCAAGGGCAAGGTTACCGACCTGCTGGGTGAGCGGGTCGACTACGTCGTGCGCTACTCGGGCGGCAACAACGCCGGCCACACCGTGATCACCCCGGACGGCCAGAAGTACGCGCTGCACCTCATGCCGTCCGGCGCGCTCTCGCCGAGCGCCATGATCATCATCGGCAACGGCGTCGTGGTGGACCCGAAGGTGCTGCTGCAGGAGATCGACGGGCTCGCCGAGCGCGGCGTGGACGTCTCCCGCCTGCGTATCTCCGGCGACGCGCACCTGATCATGCCGCACCACCGGGCCCTGGACCGGGTGGTCGAGCGCTACCTCGGCAGCTCCCGGATCGGCACCACCGGTCGGGGCATCGGCCCGGCGTACGGCGACAAGGTCGCCCGGATGGGCATCCGGCTCCAGGACCTGCTGGACCCGGGCATCCTGCGCAAGAAGCTGGAGCTGGCGCTCCGCGAGAAGAACCAGCTGCTGTTCAAGGTCTACAACCGCAAGGCGATCGACGTCGACGAGACCGTCGAGGAGTACCTGCGTTACGCCGAGCGGCTGCGGCCGTACATCGCGGAGACCCGGGTCATGCTCTGGGACGCCCTGGACCGCGGCGAGACCGTGCTGCTGGAGGGCGCCCAGGCCACCATGCTCGACATGGACCACGGCACCTACCCCTTCGTCACCTCGTCGAACCCGACGGCCGGTGGGGCGTGCGTGGGCGCGGGCATCCCGCCGACCGCGATCAACAAGGTCATCGCGGTGAGCAAGGCGTACACCACCCGGGTGGGCAGCGGCCCGTTCCCGACCGAGCTGTTCGACGACAACGGCCAGCACCTGCGCAAGGTCGGCCACGAGTACGGCACCACCACCGGCCGGGAGCGCCGCTGCGGCTGGTTCGACGCGGTCGTCGCCCGCTACGCCTGCCGCCTCAACGGCGTGACCGACCTGGTGATCACCAAGCTGGACGTGCTCACCGGCATGGCCAAGGTGCCGATCTGCGTCGGGTACGAGATCAACGGCGAGCGGTTCGACGACATGCCGATGACGCAGACCGACTTCCACCACGCCACGCCGATCTACGAAGAGCTGGACGGCTGGTGGGAGGACATCAGCAAGGCGCGGACCGAGGACGAACTCCCCGAGAACGCGAGACGCTACATCGCGAGGATCGAGGAACTCTGCGGCACCCGCGTCAGCGTCGTCGGCGTAGGCCCCGGCCGCGAGGAAAACGTAACCCGCCACCCCCTCCTCCCCTAA